Proteins from a single region of Pseudomonas ekonensis:
- the xthA gene encoding exodeoxyribonuclease III encodes MKIVSFNINGLRARPHQLTALIEKHQPDVIGLQETKVHDDQFPLEEIRALGYHVHFHGQKGHYGVALLSRQAPIAVHKGFATDEEDAQRRFIWGTFADADGTPVTIMNGYFPQGESRDHPTKFPAKQRFYSDLQQLLESQFKNDQALVVMGDVNISPEDCDIGIGPDNMKRWLKTGKCSFLPEEREWMARLKNWGLTDSFRHLNPEVADTFSWFDYRSRGFEDEPKRGLRIDLILTSQALLPRVKAAGVDYELRGMEKPSDHAPIWLELS; translated from the coding sequence ATGAAGATTGTTTCCTTCAACATCAACGGACTGCGCGCCCGTCCGCATCAGTTGACGGCGCTGATCGAGAAACATCAGCCGGATGTCATCGGCCTGCAGGAAACCAAGGTGCATGACGACCAGTTCCCGCTGGAAGAGATCCGCGCCCTGGGCTACCACGTGCATTTCCACGGCCAGAAAGGCCACTACGGCGTCGCCCTGCTCTCGCGCCAGGCGCCGATCGCCGTGCACAAGGGCTTCGCCACCGATGAAGAAGACGCCCAGCGCCGCTTCATCTGGGGCACCTTCGCCGATGCCGACGGCACGCCGGTCACCATCATGAACGGCTACTTCCCCCAGGGCGAAAGCCGTGACCACCCGACCAAATTCCCGGCCAAGCAACGCTTCTACAGCGACCTGCAACAGTTGCTGGAAAGCCAGTTCAAGAACGATCAGGCGCTGGTGGTGATGGGCGACGTGAACATTTCCCCGGAAGACTGCGACATCGGCATCGGCCCGGACAACATGAAGCGCTGGCTGAAGACCGGCAAATGCAGCTTCCTGCCGGAGGAGCGCGAGTGGATGGCGCGCCTGAAGAACTGGGGCCTGACCGACAGCTTCCGGCACCTGAACCCGGAGGTGGCCGACACCTTCAGCTGGTTCGACTACCGCAGCCGCGGCTTTGAGGACGAGCCCAAGCGCGGGCTGCGCATCGACCTGATCCTCACTTCCCAGGCCTTGCTGCCGCGGGTGAAGGCGGCGGGCGTGGACTATGAGCTGCGCGGCATGGAAAAGCCGTCGGACCATGCGCCGATCTGGCTTGAGCTGAGCTGA
- a CDS encoding isovaleryl-CoA dehydrogenase, giving the protein MSYPTLNFALGETIDMLRDQVQSFVADQLAPRAAQIDSDNLFPADMWRKFGDMGLLGITVPEEYGGAGLGYLAHVVAMEEISRGSASVALSYGAHSNLCVNQINRNGNHEQKSKYLPKLISGEHVGALAMSEPNAGSDVVSMKLRADKRGDRFVLNGSKTWITNGPDANTYVIYAKTDLEKGPHGITAFIVERDWKGFSRSNKFDKLGMRGSNTCELFFDDVEVPEENILGVLNGGVKVLMSGLDYERVVLSGGPTGIMQACMDLIVPYIHDRKQFGQSIGEFQLIQGKVADMYTQLNASRAYLYAVAQACERNETARKDAAGVILYTAERATQMALDAIQILGGNGYINEFPAGRLLRDAKLYEIGAGTSEIRRMLIGRELFNETK; this is encoded by the coding sequence ATGAGCTACCCAACCCTGAACTTTGCCCTCGGTGAAACCATCGACATGCTGCGCGATCAGGTTCAGTCCTTCGTCGCTGACCAGCTCGCCCCGCGTGCCGCCCAGATCGACAGCGACAACCTGTTCCCCGCCGACATGTGGCGCAAGTTCGGCGACATGGGCCTGCTCGGCATCACCGTGCCGGAAGAGTACGGCGGCGCCGGCCTGGGTTACCTGGCGCACGTGGTGGCCATGGAAGAGATCAGCCGCGGCTCGGCCTCCGTCGCGCTGTCCTACGGCGCCCACTCCAACCTCTGCGTCAACCAGATCAACCGCAACGGCAACCACGAACAGAAAAGCAAATACCTGCCCAAGCTGATCAGCGGCGAACACGTCGGCGCCCTGGCCATGAGCGAACCGAACGCCGGCTCCGATGTGGTCTCGATGAAATTGCGCGCCGACAAGCGCGGCGACCGCTTCGTCCTCAACGGCAGCAAGACCTGGATCACCAACGGCCCCGACGCCAACACCTACGTGATCTACGCCAAGACCGACCTGGAAAAGGGCCCTCACGGCATCACCGCCTTCATCGTCGAGCGCGACTGGAAAGGCTTCAGCCGCAGCAACAAGTTCGACAAGCTCGGCATGCGCGGCTCCAACACCTGCGAGCTGTTCTTCGATGACGTCGAAGTGCCGGAAGAGAACATCCTCGGCGTGCTCAACGGCGGCGTGAAGGTGCTGATGAGCGGCCTCGACTACGAGCGCGTCGTGCTCTCCGGCGGCCCGACCGGGATCATGCAAGCGTGCATGGACCTGATCGTGCCGTACATCCACGACCGCAAGCAGTTCGGCCAGAGCATCGGCGAGTTCCAGCTGATCCAGGGCAAGGTCGCCGACATGTACACCCAGCTCAACGCCAGCCGCGCCTACCTCTACGCCGTGGCCCAGGCCTGCGAGCGCAACGAGACCGCCCGCAAGGACGCCGCCGGGGTGATCCTCTACACCGCCGAACGCGCCACGCAGATGGCCCTGGACGCGATCCAGATCCTGGGCGGCAACGGCTACATCAACGAATTCCCGGCGGGCCGTCTGCTGCGTGACGCCAAGCTGTACGAAATCGGCGCCGGCACCAGTGAGATCCGCCGCATGCTGATCGGTCGCGAACTGTTCAACGAGACGAAATGA
- a CDS encoding GNAT family N-acetyltransferase — translation MPETSTAIADIHMLDRGYSREARSLLYQAYRHEPTFAYLFEAERPGYEQRVRATVRELVKQHFAQELPAIGLLVNDRLIGIALIAPPQRRLDVTESWAWRLRMVLSTGLRCTRRYLEYHAAVAACVPGEAVHVLPLLGIHPQFQGKHFGEQLLQAVHNWCAVDEHSRGVVLDSGNPRYLAFYQRQGYEEIGEVAVGPVREHVFFHANPQVLHTATA, via the coding sequence ATGCCTGAAACCTCGACCGCCATCGCCGACATCCACATGCTCGACCGCGGTTATTCCCGCGAGGCGCGGTCCCTGCTGTACCAGGCCTACCGCCACGAACCCACATTCGCCTACCTGTTCGAGGCCGAACGCCCGGGCTACGAACAACGGGTGCGGGCCACGGTGCGCGAACTGGTCAAGCAGCATTTCGCCCAGGAGCTGCCGGCCATCGGCCTGCTGGTCAACGACCGCCTGATCGGCATTGCCCTGATCGCACCGCCCCAGCGGCGGCTGGACGTCACCGAAAGCTGGGCCTGGCGCCTGCGCATGGTGCTGAGCACCGGGTTGCGCTGCACCCGGCGTTACCTGGAATACCACGCCGCCGTGGCGGCCTGCGTGCCCGGCGAGGCGGTGCATGTGCTGCCGCTGCTGGGCATTCACCCGCAGTTCCAGGGCAAGCACTTCGGCGAACAGCTGCTGCAGGCGGTGCACAATTGGTGCGCGGTGGATGAGCACTCCCGCGGTGTGGTGCTCGACAGCGGCAACCCGCGCTACCTGGCGTTCTACCAGCGTCAGGGCTATGAAGAAATCGGCGAGGTGGCGGTCGGGCCGGTGCGCGAGCATGTGTTTTTCCACGCCAATCCGCAGGTGTTACATACTGCAACGGCTTGA
- a CDS encoding substrate-binding domain-containing protein, translating into MIPRVLLILVLGAWLPAMACADGLPIPKHGPALRIQGSNTIGAALGPALVEGLLQEQGLLKVHHEDPDTANEQRIVGQTAQGRRVVVEIAAHGSSTGFTALKSAGADLAASSRPVKDGELAALQALGDLKSPAAEQVIAIDGLAIILHPDNPVRQLDTEQLARIFSGEAKTWEAVGASGGPIHLYARDDQSGTWDTFKELVLSGRGKTLSSAAKRFESSEQLSDAVSADPQAIGFIGLPYIRQAKAVAIIDGQSQAMLPLPGLIATEDYPLSRRLFFYLPPVSQNPWAKALAAFAQSPQGQAIVAANGFIAQTIHPIAVSPNALMPEGYQSLSRHAQRLTVNFRFEEGSASLDNKARQDLARVLDYLQRHGKTDRAVTLVGFGDAKDDPARADLLSKLRAMAVRRELVKGGVTLREVRGFGALMPVAANNADEGRIKNRRVEVWVY; encoded by the coding sequence ATGATCCCGCGTGTTCTGTTGATCCTCGTGCTGGGCGCCTGGCTGCCTGCAATGGCCTGCGCCGACGGCTTGCCGATCCCGAAACACGGCCCGGCGCTGCGCATCCAGGGCTCCAACACCATCGGCGCGGCGCTGGGGCCTGCACTGGTCGAAGGACTGTTGCAGGAGCAAGGTCTGCTCAAGGTCCACCACGAAGACCCGGACACCGCCAACGAACAACGCATCGTCGGCCAGACCGCCCAAGGCCGGCGCGTGGTGGTGGAGATCGCCGCCCATGGCTCCAGCACCGGCTTCACCGCGCTCAAGAGCGCCGGCGCCGACCTCGCGGCGTCGTCGCGCCCGGTCAAGGACGGCGAACTGGCCGCCCTGCAAGCGCTCGGCGACCTGAAAAGCCCCGCCGCCGAACAGGTGATCGCCATCGACGGCCTGGCGATCATCCTTCATCCCGACAACCCCGTGCGGCAACTGGACACCGAACAGTTGGCCAGGATCTTCAGCGGCGAGGCGAAGACCTGGGAAGCCGTCGGCGCCAGCGGCGGGCCGATCCACCTGTATGCGCGGGATGATCAGTCCGGCACCTGGGACACCTTCAAGGAACTGGTGCTCAGCGGGCGCGGCAAGACCTTGAGCAGCGCGGCCAAGCGTTTCGAGTCCAGCGAGCAGTTGTCCGACGCGGTGAGCGCCGACCCGCAGGCCATCGGCTTCATCGGCTTGCCGTACATCCGCCAGGCCAAAGCGGTGGCGATCATCGACGGCCAGTCCCAGGCCATGCTGCCGCTGCCGGGCCTGATCGCCACCGAGGACTACCCGCTGTCCCGGCGCCTGTTCTTCTATCTGCCGCCCGTCAGCCAGAACCCGTGGGCCAAGGCATTGGCGGCGTTTGCGCAAAGTCCCCAGGGCCAGGCGATCGTGGCGGCCAACGGCTTCATCGCCCAGACCATCCATCCCATCGCCGTCTCCCCGAACGCGCTGATGCCCGAGGGTTACCAATCCCTCAGCCGCCACGCCCAGCGTCTGACGGTGAACTTCCGCTTCGAAGAAGGCAGCGCCAGCCTGGACAACAAGGCCCGCCAGGACCTGGCGCGGGTGCTGGACTACCTGCAACGCCACGGCAAGACTGACCGCGCCGTGACGCTGGTGGGTTTCGGCGACGCCAAGGACGACCCGGCGCGGGCCGACCTGCTGTCGAAGCTGCGGGCGATGGCGGTGCGGCGGGAACTGGTGAAAGGTGGGGTGACGTTGCGCGAGGTGCGGGGGTTCGGCGCGCTGATGCCGGTGGCGGCCAACAATGCCGACGAGGGGCGGATCAAGAATCGGCGGGTGGAGGTGTGGGTCTATTGA
- a CDS encoding MerR family transcriptional regulator produces the protein MSSQTYSISDLARELDITTRAIRFYEEQGLLSPERRGQERIYSPRDKVSLKLILRGKRIGFSLAECRELIELYDPSSGNTKQLNSMLAKISERRAQLEQQLLDIEQMKLELDTAEERCVQALEQTLKSQQVVQ, from the coding sequence ATGAGCAGCCAGACCTACAGCATCTCCGACCTCGCCCGCGAGCTGGACATCACCACCCGGGCGATCCGCTTCTATGAAGAGCAAGGCCTGCTCAGCCCCGAGCGCCGAGGCCAGGAACGCATCTACTCGCCGCGCGACAAGGTCAGCCTGAAGCTGATCCTGCGCGGCAAGCGCATCGGTTTCTCCCTGGCCGAATGCCGCGAACTGATCGAGCTCTACGACCCGTCCAGCGGTAACACCAAACAGCTCAACAGCATGCTGGCGAAGATCAGCGAACGCCGCGCACAGCTCGAGCAGCAACTGCTGGACATCGAACAGATGAAGCTGGAGCTCGACACCGCCGAGGAACGCTGCGTGCAGGCGCTGGAGCAGACGCTCAAGAGTCAGCAAGTCGTGCAGTAA
- a CDS encoding acyl-CoA dehydrogenase: MDFAYSPKVQELRERVTAFMDTYVYPAEAVFERQVAEGDRWQPTAIMEELKAKARAEGLWNLFLPESELGAGLTNLEYAPLAEIMGRSLLGPEPFNCSAPDTGNMEVLVRYANEEQKQRWLEPLLRGEIRSAFAMTEPDVASSDATNMAARAVRDGDEWVINGKKWWTSGACDPRCKILIFMGLSNPDAPRHAQHSMILVPVDTPGVKIVRPLPVFGYDDAPHGHAEVLFDNVRVPYENVLLGEGRGFEIAQGRLGPGRIHHCMRSIGMAERALELMCKRSVSRTAFGKPLARLGGNVDKIADSRMEIDMARLLTLKAAYMMDTVGNKVAKSEIAQIKVVAPNVALRVIDRAIQIHGGAGVSNDFPLAYMYAMQRTLRLADGPDEVHRAAIGKFEIGKYVPKDMLRSER, from the coding sequence ATGGATTTCGCTTATTCGCCCAAGGTTCAGGAACTGCGTGAGCGCGTGACCGCGTTCATGGACACTTACGTTTACCCCGCCGAAGCCGTGTTCGAGCGCCAGGTGGCCGAAGGCGACCGCTGGCAGCCGACGGCGATCATGGAAGAACTCAAGGCCAAGGCCCGGGCCGAAGGCCTGTGGAACCTGTTCCTGCCGGAATCGGAGCTGGGCGCCGGCCTGACCAACCTCGAATATGCGCCGCTGGCGGAGATCATGGGCCGCTCGTTGCTGGGCCCCGAGCCCTTCAACTGCTCGGCGCCGGACACCGGCAACATGGAAGTGCTGGTGCGCTACGCCAACGAAGAGCAGAAACAGCGCTGGCTCGAGCCGCTGCTGCGCGGCGAGATCCGCTCGGCGTTCGCCATGACCGAACCGGACGTCGCGTCCTCCGACGCCACCAACATGGCCGCCCGGGCCGTGCGCGACGGCGACGAGTGGGTGATCAACGGCAAGAAGTGGTGGACCTCCGGCGCCTGCGATCCGCGCTGCAAGATCCTGATCTTCATGGGCCTGAGCAACCCGGATGCACCGCGTCACGCCCAGCACTCGATGATCCTGGTGCCGGTGGACACCCCCGGCGTGAAGATCGTCCGCCCGCTGCCGGTGTTCGGCTACGACGACGCGCCCCACGGCCACGCCGAGGTGCTGTTCGACAACGTGCGGGTGCCGTACGAAAACGTGCTGCTGGGTGAAGGGCGTGGCTTCGAGATCGCCCAGGGCCGCCTCGGCCCGGGCCGCATCCATCACTGCATGCGTTCGATCGGCATGGCCGAACGCGCACTGGAACTGATGTGCAAACGCTCGGTGAGCCGCACCGCGTTCGGCAAGCCGCTGGCGCGCCTGGGCGGCAACGTCGACAAGATCGCCGATTCGCGCATGGAGATCGACATGGCCCGCCTGCTGACGCTGAAGGCGGCGTACATGATGGACACCGTCGGCAACAAGGTGGCCAAGAGCGAGATCGCGCAGATCAAGGTCGTGGCGCCGAACGTCGCGTTGCGGGTGATCGACCGGGCGATCCAGATCCACGGCGGGGCCGGGGTGTCGAACGACTTCCCGCTGGCCTACATGTACGCGATGCAGCGCACCCTGCGCCTGGCCGACGGCCCGGACGAAGTGCACCGCGCGGCCATCGGCAAGTTCGAGATCGGCAAGTACGTGCCCAAGGACATGCTGCGCAGCGAGCGCTGA
- a CDS encoding hydroxymethylglutaryl-CoA lyase: MSLPSQVRLIEVGPRDGLQNEARPISVADKVQLVDALSAAGLGYIEVGSFVSPKWVPQMAGSAEVFAQIRRMPGVTYGALAPNLRGFEDAVAAGVKEVAVFAAASEAFSQRNINCSISESLARFAPVMEAAKQHGVTVRGYVSCVLGCPYEGAVAPEQVAAVARELYAMGCYEVSLGDTIGTGTAGATRRLFEVVSAQVPREKLAGHFHDTYGQAMANIYASLLEGINVFDSSIAGLGGCPYAKGASGNVATEDVVYLLNGLGIETGIDLDALIAAGLQISTVLGRPTGSRVAKARSAQ; encoded by the coding sequence ATGTCCCTCCCCTCCCAAGTACGCCTGATCGAAGTCGGCCCGCGCGATGGCCTGCAGAACGAAGCCCGGCCCATCAGCGTCGCCGACAAGGTGCAACTGGTCGACGCGCTCAGCGCCGCCGGCCTTGGCTATATAGAAGTCGGCAGTTTCGTGTCGCCCAAGTGGGTGCCGCAGATGGCCGGCTCCGCCGAGGTGTTCGCCCAGATCCGGCGCATGCCGGGCGTGACCTACGGCGCGCTGGCGCCGAACCTGCGCGGCTTCGAGGACGCGGTGGCGGCCGGGGTCAAGGAAGTCGCGGTGTTCGCCGCTGCGTCCGAAGCCTTCTCCCAGCGCAACATCAACTGCTCGATCAGCGAAAGCCTGGCGCGGTTCGCACCGGTGATGGAAGCGGCGAAGCAGCATGGCGTGACCGTGCGCGGTTACGTGTCCTGCGTGCTGGGTTGCCCGTATGAAGGTGCGGTGGCGCCCGAGCAGGTCGCGGCGGTCGCCCGTGAGCTGTACGCGATGGGCTGCTATGAAGTCTCCCTCGGCGACACCATCGGCACCGGCACGGCGGGCGCGACCCGCAGGCTGTTCGAGGTGGTGTCGGCCCAGGTGCCGCGGGAGAAGCTCGCCGGCCACTTCCACGACACCTACGGCCAGGCCATGGCCAACATCTACGCCAGCCTGCTCGAGGGCATCAACGTGTTCGACAGTTCCATCGCCGGCCTCGGCGGCTGCCCGTACGCCAAGGGCGCCAGCGGTAACGTCGCCACCGAAGACGTGGTGTACCTGCTCAACGGCCTGGGCATCGAGACCGGTATCGACCTGGACGCCTTGATTGCCGCGGGCCTGCAGATCAGTACCGTGCTGGGCCGCCCGACCGGTTCGCGCGTGGCCAAGGCCCGCAGCGCACAGTGA
- a CDS encoding AMP-binding protein, whose amino-acid sequence MDQPSANPQRSYTRGSQDKALLAMTIGQKFDETVAHHPDGEALVVRHQQRRYTWRQLADEVDLHARALLALGLEAGDRLGIWSPNCAQWCITQFATAKIGVILVNINPAYRSSELEFVLKQSGCQWLVCAGAFKSSDYHGMLQGLLPELAEQSIGQLRSERLPDLRGLISLDAQPPSGFLPWSQLADLAGGVTAQQLRERSDSLHFDQPVNIQYTSGTTGFPKGATLSHYNILNNGYMVGESLGLTAADRLVIPVPLYHCFGMVMGNLGCVTHGSTMIYPNDAFDPLLTLSTAAEEKATALYGVPTMFIAMLDQPQRTEFDLSALRTGIMAGATCPIEVMRRVISDMHMSEVQIAYGMTETSPVSLQTGPADELELRVTTVGRTQPQLESKIIDEAGNPVPRGTIGELCTRGYSVMLGYWNNPQATAEAIDSAGWMHTGDLASMNDEGYVCIAGRNKDMIIRGGENIYPRELEEFFFTHPAVADVQVIGIPCSRYGEEIVAWIKFHPGHSATEQELQAWCKERIAHFKTPRYFRFVEEFPMTVTGKIQKFRMREISIEELRDRQG is encoded by the coding sequence ATGGATCAACCCAGTGCAAACCCGCAGCGCAGCTACACCCGCGGTTCCCAGGACAAAGCCTTGCTGGCGATGACCATCGGTCAGAAGTTCGACGAGACCGTCGCGCATCACCCGGACGGCGAGGCGCTGGTGGTGCGCCATCAGCAGCGGCGCTACACCTGGCGGCAACTGGCCGATGAGGTGGATCTGCACGCCAGGGCCTTGCTGGCGTTGGGGCTTGAGGCCGGCGACCGGCTCGGCATCTGGTCGCCGAACTGCGCGCAGTGGTGCATCACCCAGTTCGCCACGGCGAAGATCGGCGTGATCCTGGTCAACATCAACCCGGCCTACCGCAGCAGCGAACTGGAATTCGTGCTCAAGCAGTCCGGCTGCCAATGGCTGGTGTGCGCCGGCGCGTTCAAGAGCTCCGACTACCACGGCATGCTGCAAGGCCTGCTGCCGGAGCTGGCCGAACAGTCCATCGGCCAGTTGCGCAGCGAGCGCCTGCCGGACCTGCGCGGGCTGATCAGCCTGGATGCGCAACCGCCGTCGGGGTTCCTGCCGTGGTCGCAACTGGCGGACCTGGCCGGCGGGGTCACGGCGCAGCAACTGCGCGAGCGCAGCGACAGCCTGCACTTCGACCAACCGGTGAACATCCAGTACACCTCCGGCACCACCGGTTTCCCCAAAGGCGCGACCCTCAGTCACTACAACATCCTCAACAACGGCTACATGGTCGGCGAAAGCCTGGGCCTGACCGCCGCCGACCGGCTGGTGATCCCCGTGCCGCTGTACCACTGCTTCGGCATGGTCATGGGCAATCTCGGTTGCGTCACCCACGGCAGCACCATGATCTACCCCAACGATGCGTTCGACCCGCTGCTGACCCTGAGCACCGCCGCCGAAGAGAAAGCCACGGCGCTGTACGGCGTGCCGACCATGTTCATCGCCATGCTTGATCAGCCGCAGCGCACGGAGTTCGACCTGTCGGCCCTGCGCACCGGGATCATGGCCGGCGCCACCTGCCCGATCGAAGTGATGCGCCGGGTGATCAGCGACATGCACATGAGCGAGGTGCAGATCGCCTACGGCATGACCGAGACCAGCCCGGTGTCGTTGCAGACCGGCCCTGCGGACGAGCTGGAACTGCGCGTCACCACCGTCGGCCGCACCCAGCCGCAGCTGGAAAGCAAGATTATCGACGAGGCGGGCAATCCGGTGCCGCGCGGCACCATCGGCGAGCTGTGCACCCGTGGCTACAGCGTGATGCTCGGCTACTGGAACAACCCGCAGGCGACCGCCGAAGCCATCGATTCCGCCGGCTGGATGCACACCGGCGACCTGGCCAGCATGAACGACGAAGGCTACGTGTGCATCGCCGGGCGCAACAAGGACATGATCATCCGCGGCGGCGAGAACATTTACCCCCGCGAGCTCGAAGAGTTCTTCTTCACCCACCCGGCGGTGGCGGATGTGCAGGTCATCGGCATTCCGTGTTCGCGCTACGGCGAGGAAATCGTCGCCTGGATCAAGTTCCACCCCGGCCACAGCGCCACCGAGCAGGAGCTGCAAGCCTGGTGCAAGGAGCGCATCGCCCACTTCAAGACGCCGCGCTACTTCCGGTTCGTCGAGGAGTTCCCGATGACGGTGACCGGCAAGATCCAGAAATTCCGCATGCGCGAGATCAGCATCGAGGAGTTGCGCGACAGGCAGGGCTGA
- a CDS encoding LysR family transcriptional regulator produces the protein MNLSKVDLNLFIVFDAIYTEANLTRAGQIVGITQPAVSNALARLRETFNDPLFVRTAQGMVPTPMAQNIIGPVRNALSLLRVSVQESRIFNPAQAVKTYRISMTDLTEAVILPPLFQRLRRLAPTVVIESFLSKRRETTKELAAGRLDFAVDAPLNTDPQVRHVKLMEDRYVCAMRKGHPLAGKEKVTLDDYLGLTHIHISSRRNGLGYVDLALGKMGIQRKIALRSQHYLMASQVLQQTDMVMTVPERFARRHDLLTFNLPVNDVPPVETHLYWHESTDQDPANRWMREQMIELCQQVTAQEKKLDSV, from the coding sequence ATGAATCTGAGCAAGGTCGACCTCAACCTTTTCATCGTCTTCGACGCGATCTACACCGAAGCGAACCTGACCCGCGCCGGGCAGATCGTCGGCATCACTCAGCCGGCGGTGTCCAACGCCCTGGCCCGCCTGCGCGAGACCTTCAACGACCCGCTCTTCGTGCGCACCGCCCAGGGCATGGTGCCCACGCCCATGGCACAGAACATCATCGGCCCGGTGCGCAACGCGCTCTCGCTGCTGCGGGTGTCGGTGCAGGAAAGCCGGATCTTCAACCCGGCCCAGGCCGTCAAGACCTACCGCATCAGCATGACCGACCTCACGGAAGCGGTGATCCTGCCGCCGCTGTTCCAGCGCCTGCGGCGCCTGGCGCCGACGGTGGTCATCGAGAGCTTCTTGTCCAAGCGCCGGGAAACCACCAAGGAACTGGCGGCCGGACGCCTGGACTTCGCCGTGGACGCCCCGCTCAACACCGACCCGCAGGTGCGCCACGTCAAGCTGATGGAAGACCGCTACGTGTGTGCCATGCGCAAGGGCCATCCCCTGGCGGGCAAGGAAAAGGTCACCCTCGACGACTACCTGGGGCTGACCCACATCCACATCTCCAGCCGCCGCAACGGGCTGGGCTATGTGGACCTGGCGCTGGGCAAGATGGGCATCCAGCGCAAAATCGCCCTGCGTTCCCAGCATTACCTGATGGCGTCCCAGGTCTTGCAGCAGACCGACATGGTCATGACCGTCCCGGAGCGCTTCGCCCGCCGCCATGACCTGCTGACGTTCAACCTGCCGGTCAACGATGTGCCGCCGGTGGAGACCCACCTGTACTGGCACGAAAGCACCGACCAGGATCCGGCCAACCGCTGGATGCGCGAACAGATGATCGAGCTGTGCCAACAGGTGACGGCACAGGAGAAGAAGCTGGACAGCGTGTAG